From Diceros bicornis minor isolate mBicDic1 chromosome 8, mDicBic1.mat.cur, whole genome shotgun sequence, a single genomic window includes:
- the DCK gene encoding deoxycytidine kinase isoform X2, protein MVASNVSVPEEVSPLTEMHPAYQELTTFEKTGGNILQMMYEKPERWSFTFQLYACLSRIRAQFASLSGKLRDAEKPVLFFERSVYSDRYIFASNLYESDCMNETEWTIYQDWHDWMNNQFGQSLDLDGIIYLRATPEKCLNRIYLRGRSEEQDIPLEYLEKLHSKHESWLLHRTLKTNFDYLQEVPILTLDVNEDFKDKYDSLIEKVKEFLNTL, encoded by the exons atggttgCCTctaatgtctcagtccctgaagaggtctcccctctcactgagatgcacccagcctatcag GAATTGACAACGTTTGAGAAAACTGGTGGGAATATTCTTCAGATGATGTATGAGAAACCTGAACGATGGTCTTTTACCTTCCAGTTATATGCCTGCCTCAGTCGAATACGAGCTCAGTTTGCCTCTCTCAGTGGCAAGCTCAGAGATGCGGAgaaacctgtattattttttgaACGATCTGTGTATAGCGACAG GTATATTTTTGCATCTAATTTGTATGAATCTGACTGCATGAATGAAACAGAGTGGACAATTTATCAAGACTGGCATGACTGGATGAATAACCAGTTTGGTCAAAGCCTTGATCTGGATGGAATCATTTATCTTCGAGCTACTCCAGAG AAATGCTTGAATAGAATATATTTACGGGGAAGAAGTGAAGAACAAGATATTCCTCTTGAATATTTGGAGAAGCTTCACTCTAAGCATGAAAGCTGGCTCCTGCATAGAACACTGAA AACCAATTTTGATTATCTACAAGAAGTGCCTATCTTAACACTGGATGTTAATGAAGACTTTAAAGACAAATATGACAGTCTGATTGAAAAG gtCAAAGAATTTTTGAACACTTTGTGA